DNA from Alphaproteobacteria bacterium SS10:
GTTGCGCTGATCATTTCGAATTCGCCTGCATCTGGCCTGTACCTTGGTCTTCTGGATACCAAGATCACCTTCGCCATTGCGGGTCTGGTTAATATCGATAAGCCGCTGCTGCTTTGGATCAATGATGGCCTGATGGCGATCTTCTTCCTCTTGGTTGGGTTGGAGATTAAGCGGGAGCTGCTGGTTGGTGAGTTATCCAGCTGGAAGAAATCATCGCTGCCTGTCTTCACCGCGATTGGCGGTATGGCGATCCCGGCGCTGTTCTATGTGGCGGTGAACTGGGGCAATCCCGATACGATCAACGGTTGGGCGATCCCGGCGGCCACCGATATCGCCTTTGCACTTGGCATTCTTGCCCTGCTCGGCACCCGGGCCCCGGCATCCCTTAAGATCTTCCTGCTCGCGCTCGCGATCTTGGATGATTTGGGGGCTATTACGATCATCGCCGTTTTCTATACAGCCGATGTGAAGATGCAGGCGCTGTACGTTGCCGGTGCCGCCCTTGCCGTTCTGGCGACCATGAACCTCGCTGGCGTTAAGCGGCTTACCCCTTACATGTTGATCGGGCTGATCCTCTGGACCGCCGTTCTGAAATCGGGCGTCCATGCTACGCTGGCTGGTGTGGCACTGGCTTTCTGTATCCCGCTCAAATGCAAAACCGATGTCGATACCGATGCGATCACCAAGCATAGCAGCCCGCTAGAGGTGCTGGAGCATTCGCTGCACTACTTTGTGGCCTTTGCAGTTCTGCCGATATTTGCCTTTGCCAATGCGGGTGTGTCGCTTGCTGGCCTGCAGCCCTCGGCCCTGCTTGAGCCGGTGCCGCTCGGCATTCTGCTTGGCCTATTCTTCGGTAAGCAGGTGGGCGTCGTCGGCTTCGGCTATATCGCCATTAAGGCCAAGATTGCCAATCTTCCGGATGGGGTGAATTGGGCGCAGTTCTACGGCGTCTCGATGCTCGCCGGTATTGGTTTCACGATGAGTTTGTTTATCGGCAACCTGGCCTTTGCCGACCCGGCTTTGGCAACCGATGTACGCCTCGGTGTGTTGGCCGGTTCCATCCTCTCGGCTGTCTGTGGCTACTCACTCTTGCGATGGGCCGGATCGCCCAAGCGGATGAAGCCTGCGGAAGATGCCGGTGTACAAGATGGCGGCTCAACGGCTAAGGAAGTGCCCGCACAGTAGGTCCAGCAACGGGCACATGCGTGGGAAACCTGCCTGAACAAATCATCGCGTTGAACGCCCTCTCGGCCAGTCTGGCCATTGGTGCGTTGGCAATCCTGATCGAGCTGATCTTTGGTCAGGCGGCGGGCTTGCGCGGGCTGCGGTGGCAGGTGGCATTGCATGGTTTCTGCCGTGGGCTTGAGCGTCGGCTCAATCGGCAAAAACGTAGTGACAGCGCGCGGCTGATCCGGGGGCTGTTGCTGACCCTAACCCTATTGCTGCCGGCCCTGTTTGTTGGGGCGATACTTACCTTCTTCATTGGCAATATGCCGCCACCGATTGCGGCCCTATTGGTTAGCCTGATCCTGGCTGGCGGCTTGCGATTTGGTGCTGCTTGGTCGGTGGCGGGCGCGTTGCGTCAGGCCGTTGCCGCCGCTGATCGCCAGCAGGCAAATCGCCTGATCAGGGCCCATGGCCGCCTCGACCCCGCCGCTATGGACGATCACGCCGTGGTTCGTGAGGCGGTGGAGCTCGCGGCACGTGGCTGGGATCGTGGTCTGATCGCCCCGCTGTTTTGGTTTTTACTGTTCGGGTTGCCCGGCTTGTTCGCGGTGATTGTCGTCCAGGCCGCTGATGATGTGGTTGGCCGCGGTGATCAACGTACCGAGGCATTCGGCATGGTGATTAGTCGCCTCGACACCATCCTTCATCTCATCCCGGCGCGTGTTGCCGGTGTGTTCCTTATCGGTGGTGTGGCGCTTGCCAAACCTGGCCGCGTCGGCGCTGCGCTTAAGGCCCTTGTGGCCGCCGCTAAGGCTGGGGTCATGCTAAATGGCCGTTGGGCCTTGGCCCCCTTTGCCGGTGGCCTGGACATGGCCCTGGCCGGTCCGGGCAAGGCGATGAAGGAACGCGCCTGGATTGGTGATGGCACCGCACGGCTTGAGCCTGAAGCTATTGGGCGGGCCAAGCTGCTAATCGTCTTTGCCGGTCTCTTGCTCACCGCCGCCATGGCTGCCGCTTTTATCGGTGCCGTGACGGTAGGGTTGTAGCCCGACCGCTAGACCGATTGCGGCATATCAAACCGGATGCCGTAGCGGGGCGGCATGTTCACGACACCCACGGTCCAATGCGCCGCCGATGTGGCGGTTGCTGGGAAGAACGTCACCTCGGTGATTGACAGGTTGTCGATCTGGAAACCCAAGGCGGTCTCTGGCGCGATACCCATCACATGGGCGATGACCGCCCGGATGGTGCCGCCATGGGCAAAGCAGATGATGTCTTTACCGGCATGGTGCTTATTCTGTTCCTCAATCCCATGGCCAACGCGCGCGAGTAGGTCGAGGAAACTCTCCCCCGCCGGTGCGCGGAGATGGGCCGGCGCAAGCCAAAGTGGGTGGTCGCGGCCTAGCTGGTCCCGGATGTCCTGACGGTTCTGGCCCTGCCAATCACCAAAGCTCTGCTCCATGAAGGATTGCTCAATCTGCCAGGGTGGTGGGGTGAAGCCTGGATCGGCTGCTTTGCGTGCCGCGATCACCGCTTCCCCAGTCTCGATCGTGCGCAGAAGCGAGGTGTGCATCCAAACCGCATCCTGCGGCAGCAAGGCGGCGAGGGAGGCATAGGCCTCTGGATCGTCGGTATCGGCGTGCAGATCGCCCTGGCCATAGATCGTGCCGGATGGGTTGATCACCGGGGCATGGCGGATCCACCACCAACGGGTGGTGTCGGTGCGACGGCTGCGGTTTCCGGCCTGGCCAGCGCTGGCGGCCCGGTTTGTAGAGGCAGACATGGTTGGGCTTACTCCCCCATTTGCAGGATTTTCCCCACCTTGCGCGCATGGGCGAAGGATCGCTGCAGCAGCCAAATGGCGAGGATGAGATAGAAAAGGTTGAGACCGATTGCGATGGCGAGTTGGTCCAGCCGAACCTCACCGCCAAACATGATCGCGCGCATGCCCTCAAACACATGGGTTGCCGGGATAGCGAGGGCCACAGGCTGTAACCAACCCGGCAGCGCTTCCAGCGGATAGTAGACGCAAGAGAACGGCGCCAGGACGAAAAGCGACATCCAGGCGATGCTCTCCGCCCCCAAACCGTGGCGCAGGATGACACCCATAATCAGGATGCCAAGCCACCAGCCCATCATCATGAGAGCGGCGAAGAAGGCGACCATCGGCATGCCAAGGTCAAAGACTGAGAAGCCGGCCAGGAATGCGGCGGCGATAAAGGCTGGGACCAGGCCAATTGCACTCCTGATCATGCTCATCACCACGAGAGAGGTGGTCCATTCAAGCGGGTGCAATGGGCTGACAAACAGGTGGCCAAGGTTGCGCGACCACATCTCTTCAAGGAAGGAGAGGGTGACACCCAGTTGGCTGCGTAAGACCACTTCCCAAAGCAGGACCGCGCCAACGAGTACACCGGCGGCTTGCGCCACCCATGAGCTGTTGTCGACCAGAAAGCCGCTTAGGAAACCCCAGATCAGCAGCTGAACGAGAGGCCAGTAAATCAACTCAATCAGCCGTGGCCAGGAGCCACGCAGCAGGTACCAGTGGCGCAACACCATGGCGGACACCCGGGCGCCCATGCGGCCATCACGTTCGCCTAGGGAGGTGGGTCGCTTTTCCGTTTGGCTAAGATCGGTCATGCCTCATCCCCATCAGGTCCTTGCCGACCCTGCCGGGCAATATCGAGGAACACCTCTTCAAGGTTCTGGCGACCGTAGCGTTCGATCAGCCCCGCCGGTGAGTCTGCATCATGAATGCGCCCGTCACGCATCATCAGCACTTGATCACACAACCGCTCAACCTCGGTCATGTTATGGCTGGCGAGCAGCATGGTGGCCCCCGTCTCTGCCAGGTAACGGCGCAGATATTGCCGGACATAGTCGCCGGTATCGGGGTCGAGGGAGGCCGTTGGCTCATCCAACAGCAGCACCTCTGGCCGGTTGATCAATGCCTTGGCGAGGGTCAGGCGGGTTTTCTGCCCCGCTGATAACTGACCCGATGGCCGTTTGAGCAGGCGTGTCAGGTCCAGGTCCTCAGCCAGTTCGGCAATCCGATCCTTAAGCTTCCGCACACCGTAGAGTGAACCGA
Protein-coding regions in this window:
- a CDS encoding ABC transporter permease codes for the protein MGARVSAMVLRHWYLLRGSWPRLIELIYWPLVQLLIWGFLSGFLVDNSSWVAQAAGVLVGAVLLWEVVLRSQLGVTLSFLEEMWSRNLGHLFVSPLHPLEWTTSLVVMSMIRSAIGLVPAFIAAAFLAGFSVFDLGMPMVAFFAALMMMGWWLGILIMGVILRHGLGAESIAWMSLFVLAPFSCVYYPLEALPGWLQPVALAIPATHVFEGMRAIMFGGEVRLDQLAIAIGLNLFYLILAIWLLQRSFAHARKVGKILQMGE
- a CDS encoding ABC transporter ATP-binding protein; its protein translation is MPDTVSTAPNPKLPKPPKDLAERITLPDGQATISTRDLVKDYEQERAVDHVSFDVGPGSATALLGGNGAGKTTTMAMLLGLLTPTSGKAIILGADMAKDRYAVAARMNFSSPYVELPYRLTVEQNLSVFGSLYGVRKLKDRIAELAEDLDLTRLLKRPSGQLSAGQKTRLTLAKALINRPEVLLLDEPTASLDPDTGDYVRQYLRRYLAETGATMLLASHNMTEVERLCDQVLMMRDGRIHDADSPAGLIERYGRQNLEEVFLDIARQGRQGPDGDEA
- the nhaA gene encoding Na+/H+ antiporter NhaA, giving the protein MSDSSIPNPLRFIKDFLKTEAAGGIILMITAAVALIISNSPASGLYLGLLDTKITFAIAGLVNIDKPLLLWINDGLMAIFFLLVGLEIKRELLVGELSSWKKSSLPVFTAIGGMAIPALFYVAVNWGNPDTINGWAIPAATDIAFALGILALLGTRAPASLKIFLLALAILDDLGAITIIAVFYTADVKMQALYVAGAALAVLATMNLAGVKRLTPYMLIGLILWTAVLKSGVHATLAGVALAFCIPLKCKTDVDTDAITKHSSPLEVLEHSLHYFVAFAVLPIFAFANAGVSLAGLQPSALLEPVPLGILLGLFFGKQVGVVGFGYIAIKAKIANLPDGVNWAQFYGVSMLAGIGFTMSLFIGNLAFADPALATDVRLGVLAGSILSAVCGYSLLRWAGSPKRMKPAEDAGVQDGGSTAKEVPAQ
- a CDS encoding histidine phosphatase family protein, translating into MSASTNRAASAGQAGNRSRRTDTTRWWWIRHAPVINPSGTIYGQGDLHADTDDPEAYASLAALLPQDAVWMHTSLLRTIETGEAVIAARKAADPGFTPPPWQIEQSFMEQSFGDWQGQNRQDIRDQLGRDHPLWLAPAHLRAPAGESFLDLLARVGHGIEEQNKHHAGKDIICFAHGGTIRAVIAHVMGIAPETALGFQIDNLSITEVTFFPATATSAAHWTVGVVNMPPRYGIRFDMPQSV
- a CDS encoding cobalamin biosynthesis protein; the encoded protein is MGNLPEQIIALNALSASLAIGALAILIELIFGQAAGLRGLRWQVALHGFCRGLERRLNRQKRSDSARLIRGLLLTLTLLLPALFVGAILTFFIGNMPPPIAALLVSLILAGGLRFGAAWSVAGALRQAVAAADRQQANRLIRAHGRLDPAAMDDHAVVREAVELAARGWDRGLIAPLFWFLLFGLPGLFAVIVVQAADDVVGRGDQRTEAFGMVISRLDTILHLIPARVAGVFLIGGVALAKPGRVGAALKALVAAAKAGVMLNGRWALAPFAGGLDMALAGPGKAMKERAWIGDGTARLEPEAIGRAKLLIVFAGLLLTAAMAAAFIGAVTVGL